In Desulfurella sp., the DNA window CTAAATACACAGACATATGGAAAAATGCAAAAAAAATAGGCAAGTTTTTCTGGCAGGATAATCCTTAAAAGAATACTTTTTGCTATATTATCTATATGAAAAAAGTACTATTTAGATGCAACGCATCAAGGGCTATTGGTTTTGGTCATCTGGTTAGATGCCTGGCACTTGCGTATGCATTTAAAAAAAGAAACTGTCAAATTACTTTTGCTGTAAATAAAAATCTCAAGGCAATAAAACTCATTCAAAAAGAACAATATTCAATAATTAAAAAAGACGAAAAAAATTGCAAACAATGGCTAATTGAGGCAGTTGAAAAATCCCAAGCAGATATATTGGTTTTAGATATAAGAGATGGGCTTGATAAAGAAACTCTTATTGAAATAAAACAAAAGTTTAATATTAAAATAGTAAGCATAGATGATCCTCAAGATAAAAGGCTTGTTTGCGATTATGTTTTTTATCCGCCCGTATTTCAGGTCAGGCATCTTAGCTGGGAAGGTTTTAAAGGTAAACTTTATTCTGGGTTTGAGTGGGTGATTTTGCGCGATCAATTTTTGCAGTACAAAAATAAACCAAAACCATCAAACAAAAAGTTAAAGATATTTGTAGCAGCAGGTGCAAGCGATCCAAAATGCATAACGCCGTTAATTGCAGAGGCTCTCAATAATTTAAATGTTGAATTTGAAGCATTAATTGTTATTGGTGCACTGTTTTCTTGCAAAAAAAATTTGG includes these proteins:
- the pseG gene encoding UDP-2,4-diacetamido-2,4,6-trideoxy-beta-L-altropyranose hydrolase, which gives rise to MKKVLFRCNASRAIGFGHLVRCLALAYAFKKRNCQITFAVNKNLKAIKLIQKEQYSIIKKDEKNCKQWLIEAVEKSQADILVLDIRDGLDKETLIEIKQKFNIKIVSIDDPQDKRLVCDYVFYPPVFQVRHLSWEGFKGKLYSGFEWVILRDQFLQYKNKPKPSNKKLKIFVAAGASDPKCITPLIAEALNNLNVEFEALIVIGALFSCKKNLDMILKKANYDYKVFQNVDNMAEIMHMCDFAICSFGTSAYELACVGVPAIYLCISKDHSLSASMLEKSGFAINLGEYDKVNLEEITKAALKLSKNADLRYKMAQTAKDCIDGLGAFRIAKEVLG